GTTTCGCACCTCTGCGCGGTGCTGCGGCCGGCAGGCGCAGCGGGCTTAGACCCGGCCGCTCCTCACCGAGCGGACCGGTCCTGCACGCACCCGGCGCAGCAGATCATTCACATGCCATCGGTTCGCCCGGGGCCACTGTCACCGGAACGCGCACCGGCCGGCGGACCGCCATCGCGTACTCCGTCGTGGCCAGTGACTCGCCGGCGAAGCTGCGCAAGGTCTGCCCGGTCGGGCTGGGCCTCGGACCGAAGAGGAATTCCAGCACCTCCCGCAGCCACACCCGGCGGCCCATGCGGGTGTACCACCGCATCGCATGCCGGAACTCGGCATCCTTGCCGAACAGGACCCGCCGCAGCGCGGCCGGCCGCAGTTGCATCGTCGCTTCCATGAACTTGACCCACAAGATCATGCGCCAGGGGGGGACCCGCTGTGTCGCCAGCACCTGGTGCTTGTAGTCCCAGCGGCGGGTGTCCGGTTCCACCACCTCCCGGTCGGCCACGGTCTCGTAGTAAGGCGTCCAGCGATGGGGCGTGACGTAGAGCAGCTGGATCTGGTCCGGGTCGTATCGCAGCAGGTGGCGCAACGAATGCCAGTAGTCGGCGTCCCGCTCCTCCTCGAAACCGACCACGTAGGTGGCCATCGAGATGATGCCGTGCTGGCGCAACAGCTGGATCGCCTGCTGGTCCTCGCTGACGGTCGCACCCTTGCGAATGCGCTTCAGCGTTGCTTCGCTGTAGCTCTCGATGCCGAGCAGGAACCGGATCACGCCGGCCCGCTTGTAGAGATGCAGGATGTCCGCATCCCGGACGATGTCGCCCGCACGCGTCGAGCCGACCAGGGTCAGCGGCACGTTCTCGGCGATCAACGCCTCGAGGAAGGCCTTCCACGCCTTGCGGGAGCCGGTGGGCAGTTCGTCGGCGAAGTTGATGAGGCGCACGCCATGGTCGCGGTAGAGCCGGGCGAGCTCCTTCGCGAAGCGCACCGGGTCCCGGTGTCGCCAGCGGGTCCAGAAGCCCCGCTGCCCGCAATAGCTGCACAGGTAGGGGCAGCCACGCGAGAACTGGACCACCACGGCCCGGCGGCCTCCCCAGTAGCTATAGCGGCTGTGGTCGATCAGTTCCCAGCCGATGCGCCAGGCGTCCAGATCGGTCAACATCGGCGCCTGGCCGGTGGTGCGGACCTGACCTTGTTCGCGGTATGCGATCCCCGGCACGTCCGACAGCGGCGTGTTCGACGAAAGGGCGCGCATGAGCCGGGTCGCCGTCTCCTCGCCTTCGCCCCGGACCACGATGTCGATCTGCGGCGCCTCAGCCAGTATCTCCTGCCAGTGGTAGGTCGGGTGCACGCCGCCATAGACGATGCAGCAGCCAGGCATCGCCTGCTTGAAGAGGGCCGCCAGCTCCAGCACGGTCACATGGACCGAGCTGGAACCGGAATGACCGAGCATGACCACATCGGGATGCTCGCGCCGCACCGCATCCACCACCTGGCCGAGGGACAGCGGTCCCAGTTCCGCATCGAGCAAGCGAACCGGGAACCCGGCGTCGATCAACGGCCCGCCGACCGACAGCAGGCCCAGAGGCGGCAACTGCTCGCGCGGAACGCGGCTGCCGATGGCAGTGTGGGGAGGATTGACGAGCAATATCTTGAGGGCCGGCATGTCACAGGGGTCAGGGCGCCGCGAAACGGCAGGAGGCCGGCGAACATAGCCGACCGCGCCTGCAGTGACAAGGGCATGGCCAACGAAGGCGTTTGCAGCCAGCGGCAACGCCGGCATCGCCTTGCAGTCGCGGCGCGTCGATACCGTTTTGGAGCGGTCTGCCCCCTAGCGCTGCCCGGCGCGTGGCGTCGACCCCGCGCTGGACACTCCGCCATTGCCTTTCGGTCACACCGCCGCTGCGGTCCCTCGACGGTTCGCCGCCGGCCGCCAATCAAGACGGCCTGCACGGTGCGCTTGCTGTATGGCGGCTGATGCGAGACGCCCGGAGGACTCGCCGCGGCTGCCCCGGCTGGCGCCGTGGCGACACTGGCGCTTCCACTGCCTGGGGCGCCGTGGCTACCTGTGACCCGGCGCAGGCGCCGGGCCGCGTGGCTCAGACCGCTGCCACCCAGCGGGCGCCGCCCGGCAGCATCGCTTCGGCGGCCCGTTCGAGTGCGGCCAAGCGGTCGAGCTCACGGCACACATCAACGAAGCTGCCGCTCAGCAGGGTGCGACGATGGTCGCTCGGGTCTTGCACCACCCGCAGGTGGCGGGCCGGTGTGCTGCCCAGCGCCGGTACCCGCACGGTCGGTGCTGCTGCGCCCGGCTGCAGGTGCACGCGCACCTCCCACCGGCCGCCCTTGCCGGCGAACAGGCTCACGCGCAGGTCGGCCTCGCCATGGTCGTCCCAGTGAGCCGACCAGGGCCGCACCGCGAAGACGGTGGTGTGGGCCCGGCGCGCGGCACGCTGGAGCTCGCGCAGGTCAGCCAGGGCCAGCTCGGGCAACCACACGGCCAGCACACCGCCACGGCCGGCCCGCAGCCAGGACAAGGCCCGCGGCAGCGTCTCGTGCGAGGGCACCTCACAGGTGCCGGTGGCCCGGGCGCCCGGCGTGGCCACGCAGCCTTGCGCCGGATCGAAGACCACCCCGGCCGGCTGGCCCAGCAAGGCGGTGCGCTGGCCGTGCGACGCGGCGCTGCACAGCACCGGGCCGAGCAGGGCCAGCTCGGGATGACCCGGCTGCGGCGCCAGCACCTCGACCACGCCGGCGGCCGGCCAACCGCCGGCCGGCAGCACCGCGTCGAGTGCGGGAAAGCCACTCGGGGTGGGACCGGCGGCGGCCGCCGCCGCGGCGCTGCCGCCTGGCCCGGCGGGCGTCATCGGCAGCCACAGTTGCTCGCGCAGACGTGCCCACCAGGAGGGGCGGCGTGGGGAACGCCCCGGCGCGCGGACCAGGCGCGCCTCCGTGTGGCCGTTGCCGGCGTCGGTGGGGGCGGGGGTGGGGGGGGTGTGGATGGAAGAGGCCATGTCCGTCTCCGAAAATCAAAACAGTGCAATGACGTTCGGCAGGATTGGTCGTTTCGGAAGTCCTGCAGCCCGGCTGGGCTGTGCTTCCTGCTCGCTGCACGGGGCTCGCGAGCAGAGGCTCGCGAAACGCCCGCCACCCGCGCAGCGGCTCGGCGAAAAAAGCGTGAGTCGTGGTCGGTCGTCGGCCGGTGCGGCTCAGCCGCTGCCGCGGCTTGCAGTGCGATGGCGCTGGCCCTCGCCGCCCGCTTCGCTAGCGGACATGCGCAGCTGGCCATAGAGCAGCTTGCGCTGGGCGGTGTAGTGCCACCACGGCGCCGCAGGTGCACCGCGCATGAAGTCGATCGCTGCCATGAAGGTATCCAGCACGCAGGGGTCTTGGCGTTGGCCGGTGCGTGCGCACAGGTCGTGGTAGAGCACCAGCGCGTCGCGGCCGATCAAGTCGCGCGGGGCGTGAATGCCCAGCAGCGCCAGGTCTTCAGCGAGCGAGGGGCCGATGTTGGGGATCAGCTCCAGCGACGCGGTCGGATGCAGGCAGTCGGTGTGGCGCAGCGCTTTCATCAGGACTTCCGGAGGCTGGAGTTGAAACACCGGGCAGGTCACATCACCAGGGTGTTGCGGATCAGGCCGACGGCGATGCCCTCGAGCTCGAATTCCTGGCCGGGCTCGACCACGATGGTCTTGAAGTCCGGGTTCTCGGCGATCAGCTCGATGGTGCCGCGTGTCTTCTTGAAGCGCTTGACCGTGACATCGTCACCCAGCCTTGCCACCACGATCTGCCCGTTCTTGGCTTCCTTGGCTTTCTGCACGGCCAGCAGGTCGCCTTCCAGGATGCCGGCGTCGCGCATGCTCATGCCGCGCACCTTCAACAGGTAGTCCGGTTGCCGGGCGAACATGCTGGCACCGACGTGGTAGGTCTGGTCGATGTGCTCCTGCGCCAGGATGGGGCTGCCGGCGGCGACACGGCCCACCAGCGGCAAGGCCAGCTGTGCAATGCCGGGCAGCGGCAGCAGGCCCTGGCGTCCCATGCTGGCCAGCCGCGATTCGTTCACCGAGCGCAATGTGTCAGACTTCAGCCGGATGCCACGCGAGGTGCCACCCACCAGCTCGATGGCGCCCTTGCGCGCCAGCGCCTGCAAATGCTCTTCGGCGGCGTTGGCCGAGCGGAACCCGAGCTCGGCCGCAATCTCTGCCCGGGTGGGCGGCGCGCCGGTGCGCTCGATGGAAGCGCGAATCAGGTCGAGGATCTGCTGCTGGCGCGCGGTGAGCTTGGGAAGGTCGGAGCGTTGCGGGTCCACGGGCACCTCGGGTGGTGGGTTCAAATGGGGTGTTGACAGCCCGGGGCGGTAGCCAGGGCCTACAGCGGTTCGAAGGCGGCTTCCTCGCGGAAGCGGTGGCAGGAACGGCTGAGGCGCAGGCACTGTTCGGGCATCCAGTAGCTGTATTTTTATCCAGTCTTTCGAAAAATGCAAAGCAAAGCGAAGCAGGTCGTGATCCTCGGCACCGGTGGCACGATTGCGGGCACCGCCGCCCAGGCGGCGGACACGGTCGGCTATCGGGCGGCCCAATTGGGCATCGCCTCGCTGGTGGAAGCCATTCCGGGCCTGCTGGCCTGTCCGCTCGAGACCGAACAGGTCGCGCAAGTGGACAGCAAGGACATGGGCTTCTCGGTGTGGCAGGCACTGGCCCGCCGCATTGCGCACCATCTGGCGCGCGAGGAAGTGGCCGGGATCGTGGTCACCCACGGCACCGACACGCTGGAGGAGACCGGCTACCTGCTTCAGCGGCTGCTCGCGCCGGCCAAGCCGGTGGTGCTGACCGCCGCGATGCGACCGGCCTCGGCCCTGCAGGCCGACGGGCCACAGAACCTGCTGGACGCGGTGCTGGTGGCGCGCGAACCAGGCGCGCGCGGCGTGCTCGCCTTGCTGGCCGGCGCGGTGCACAGCGCTGCGGAGGTGCGCAAGAGCCACACCTACCGCCTGGATGCCTTCTGTTCGGGAGACGCCGGGCCGCTGGCGTATGTGGAGGCCGGCCAGCTGCGCCGCCTGCGCGACTGGCCCCAGGGCGAGGCACTGGGCCTGCAGGCGGTGGCGGCCGATGTGGCGGACTGGCCCTGGGTGGAGATCGTCTCCAGCCACAGCGGGGCCGACGGGCGGGCGGTGCGCGCGTTGACGCGCATCGGTGTGCAGGGCCTGGTGGTCACGGCCACCGGCAACGGCACGGTGCACGAAGATCTGGAGGCGGCCCTGCTGGAGGCGCAGGCCGCCGGCGTGCGGGTATGGCGCAGCACCCGCTGCGCCGAAGGCCGGGTACTGCCCCGGCCGGACGATATGCTGCCGGCCGCGCAGGCCGGCACGCCCTACAAGGCCAGGGTCGAGCTGCTGCTGCAGTTGCTGTCCGCGCGCGGCGCCTGAGACGGCGGCGCGCGGCGCGGGCCGCCCTGGCGCGGCCCGCGGGCCCTCAGACCACGCTCAGGCGCACTTCGATGTTGTTGCGGGTCGCATTGGAATAGGGGCACACCTTGTGTGCAGCTTCGACCAGCGCCTCGGCATCCGCCTTCTCCCAGCCGGGCAGCGAAATGGCGAGGTCGGCCTGGATGCCGAAGCCGGCCGGGATCGGCCCGATGCCGACCTTGCCGGTCACCGAGGTGTCGGCCGGCAGCGCCTTCTTCTGCTGCGAGGCGACAAACTTCATGGCCCCGAGGAAGCAGGCCGAATAGCCGGCGGCAAAGAGCTGCTCGGGGTTGGTGCCGGCTGCGCCGGAGCCGCCCATTTCCTTCGGCAGGGCAAGCTTCACGTCCAGCGCACCGTCTGACGAGACCGCGCGGCCGTCGCGGCCTCCGTTGGCGGTGGCTTGGGCGGTGTACACCACTTTGTCGAGTTTCATCGAAAGACTCCTTGCTTGGTTGGACAGGGGGGAGGGAAACCGACGCTTCTGAAATGAAGCGTTCTATTGAATTGTGTACAACATATTGCAACAAGCCGATGGCATCATGCCGCCTCGGCCTGGCTGCTGTCTTCTTCGTGCGGCTCGACGGCCTGCAGCGCCAGGCGCTGCCGCAACGCGTGCAGCCGCTGGCGCAGCTCGGTCATCTCGGTCACGGTGCATTGCACGGCACAGGAAACCTGGCGCGGCACTTCGGCGGCGCTGCGGCGCAGCTGGCGGCCGGCGGTGGTCAAGGTGATGACCACACGGCGTTCGTCGTCCTTGGCGCGGGTGCGGGTGAGCCAGCCGCCGGCTTCCATGCGCTTGAGCAGGGGCGTGAGGGTGCCGGAGTCGAGGAAGAGCCGCTCGCCCAGTGCCCCCACGCTCAGGCCGTCCTGCTCCCACAGCACCAGCATTACCAGGTATTGCGGATAGGTCAGGCCGAGGCGGTCGAGCAGCGGCTTGTAGAGCTTGGTCATCGCCAGCGACGTCGAGTACACCGCGAAGCAGAGCTGGTTGTCGAGCAGCAGCAGGTTGTGCTGCTCATCGACGGCGGGCTGCAGGGCGGTGGGCTTGTGCGTTGGCATGGTTGAACTGTACTTCACAATTCAATTGCGTGCAATATAAACAACTTTCGAACTGAAGGAAGATCGCCGGGCGTGGCTGCACCGCTGCACGGGCAGCCGGCGATCATGTCGGCCACAGGTGAGGGCGCTTGTCGCGACGGCCGTGGACCCGCCAGCGGGGCGGCAGACACGCGTTCCCGCCGCGGCCCGGAGGCCTGTTCAGGCGGCGAGCTGCTCGATCTGCTCCGACAACTCCAGCCAGCGCGCTTCCAGGCGTTCGGTCTCGTCGGCGATGGCCTTCAGGCGCTGGCCATGCGCGGCGAGCTGGGACGGTGGCAGCGTGCCGGTGGCCAGGGCCGCTTCGAGTTCGGCCTTCTCGGTGGCGAGGGCCGCCATGCGCTGCTCCACCTGGCCCAGCTCCTTCTTCAGGGGCTTGGCCTGTTCGGCCAGCCGCTGGCGAGCCTGCGCCTGGGCCTTGCGGTCGTCGCGGCGGTTGGCGCCGGCAGCGGCTCCGGCCGGCTCGGCAGCCACCGCAGCGGCAGCCGGTGAAGGGGCGGTCGCTGAAGGCGCCGTCGCTGCAGAGGGGGACGCCGCGGGTGCAGCCGCCGCCGCGGTGGCTGCTTCCCGCTGCAGCTTGGCTTGCTCCAGCAGCCAGCGTTGGTAGTCGTCCAGGTCGCCGTCGAAGGGGCCGACGCCGCCACGGGTCACCAGCCAGAACTCGTCGCACACCTCACGCAGCAGCGCGCGGTCGTGGCTCACCAGCATCACCGTGCCCTCGAACTCGTTGAGCGCCATGCTCAGCGCCTCGCGGGTGTTGAGGTCCAGGTGGTTGGTCGGCTCGTCCATCAGCAACAGGTTGGGGCGCTGCCACACCAGCATGGCCAGCACCAGGCGGGCCTTCTCGCCGCCGCTCATGGTGCCCACCGCCTGGTTGACCATCTCGGCCACGAAGCGGAAGCGGCCAAGGAAGTCACGCAGCTCCTGTTCTCGCCCGGCGGGGCCGACGTCGCGCGCGAGCCGGATCATGTGCTGCAGTGGCGATTCGTCGGCCCGCAGCACGTCCATTTCCTGCTGCGCGAAGTAGCCGATGGCCAGGCCCTTGCCTTCGGTGATCTGGCCTGCGATGGGCGGCTGCATGCGTGCGATGGTCTTCACCAGCGTGGACTTGCCCTGGCCGTTGGCGCCCAGGATGCCGATGCGCTGGCCGGCCAGCACCGAGCGGTCGATGTTGCGCACGATGGTGGTTTCGGCGCCGGTCTCGGCATCGCGGTAGCCGCAGGACACCCGGTCGAGCGCGAGCATCGGGTTGGGCAGGCTGAGCGGCTCGCGGAACTCGAAGCTGAAGTCGGCCGCGGTGAGCACCGGCGCCAGCTTCTCCATGCGCTCCAGCGCCTTGACGCGGCTCTGCGCCTGCTTGGCCTTGCTGGCCTTGGCCTTGAAACGGTCGATGAAGCGGGTCAGCTGGGCCATGCGTTCCTGCTGCCGCTCGAAGGCCGACTGCTGTTGCAGCATGCGCTCGGCGCGCATCTGCTCGAAGGCGGTGTAGTTGCCGGTGTAGCGGGTCAGCTGGGCGTTGTCGAGGTGCAGCGTGACGCGGGTGATGGCGTCGAGGAACTCGCGGTCGTGGCTGATCACGAGCATGGTGCCCTCGAAGCGCTTGAGCCAGCTTTCGAGCCAGACCAGGGCGTCGAGGTCCAGGTGGTTGGTGGGTTCGTCCAGCAGCAGCAGGTCGGCGGGACACATCAGCGCGCGCGCCAGCTGCAGCCGCATGCGCCAGCCGCCCGAGAAGCTGTTGACCGGCGCGTGCAGCTGGGCCGGCTGGAAGCCCAGGCCCATCAGCAGCGCCTGCGCACGCGAGGTGGCGTCGAAGCCACCCGCCTCGTCGATCAGCTGGTAGGCCTCGCCGATGGCATGGCCGTCTTCGCTGGCTTCGGCCTGGGCGAGGGCGGCGCGGGCCTCCAGCAGCCGGGTGTCGCCCTGCAGCACGAAGTCGGTGGCCGAGTCCTCGGTCTCGGGCATCGACTGCACCACCTCGGCCACGCGCCAGCGCGCGGGGATCTCGGCATCGCCGCTGTCGGCCTGCAGCTTGTTGGTGAGCAGCGCGAACAAGGAAGACTTGCCGGCGCCGTTGCGGCCCACCAAGCTGGCCTTCTCGCCCGGATGCAGGGTGACGCTGGCGTCCTGCAGCACGACCTTGGTGCCGCGCCGCAGGGTGAGGTTCTTGAGGGTGATCATGGGCTCTGAGCTTCCAGCAGGGCGGTGCGGGTCACGAGCAGCACCTGGTCTTCACCGGCGCTGGTCTCCAGCCACACCACCTCCAGCCGCGGAAAGGCGGCTTCGAAATGATGACGTTCATTGCCGATCTCCAGTACCAGCACGGCGTCGTCGCTCATGCGGGCGGGGGCCTCGGCCAGCAGGCGGCGCACCAGGTCCATGCCATCGCTGCCACCGGCCAGCGCCAGCGCCGGCTCCGCGCCGTACTCGGCCGGCAGGCTGGCCATGGTGATGGCGTTGACATAGGGCGGGTTGCACAAGATCAGGTCGTAGGGCCCGGCCAGCGGGCCCTGCGGTGCGCCGAGCAGGTCGCTGTGGTGCAGCGTGATGCGCCCGGCCAGCTGGTGCCTGTCGACATTGATGCGGGCCACGGCCAGCGCGTCCTCGGAGAGGTCGGCCGCGTCCACGCTGACGTCGGGATAGGTCATCGCGGCCAGCACGGCCAGGCTGCCGTTGCCGGTGCACAGGTCGAGCACCCGGCGCGTGCGCTCGGACAGCCAGGGGTCGATGCTGGCGTCGGCCAGCAGCTCGGCAATGAAGGAGCGCGGCACGATGCAGCGCTCGTCCACATAGAAGGGCACGCCCTGCAGCCAGGCTTCCCGCGTCAGGTAGGCGGCCGGCTTGCGGGTGGCGATGCGCTGGGCGATGAGGGCGTCGACGCGGGCCTCGTCCTGCGGGGGCACCGGGCGGTCGGCCACCAGGTCGAGTTCGTCCAGCGGCAGCGACAGGCTCCACAAGGTCAGCCAGGCGGCTTCGTCGAAGGCGTTGGCGGTGCCGTGCCCAAACGAAACGCCCGCCTGTTCGAGGCGGGCGCTGCTGCGCTCGATGAGTTCGAGTAGCGTCATGCGATGAGGCCTTCCAGCGTCTTGCGGTAGATGTTCTTCAGCGGCTCGATGCACGCCACCTCGACATGCTCGTCGATCTTGTGGATGGTGGCATTGGGCGGGCCGAACTCGATGACCTGCGGGCAGATGCGCGCGATGAAGCGGCCGTCCGAGGTGCCGCCGGTGGTGGACAGCTCGGCCCGCAGCCCGGTTTCGCTCGCAATGGCGGCCAGCAGCGCCTCGCTCAGGGCGCCCGGCTCGGTGAGGAAGGGCCGGCCGCCCAGGGTCCAGTCGAGCCGGTAGTCCAGGCCGTGCCGGTCCAGCACGGCCTGCAGCCGCGCCTGCAGCGCCTCGGGGGTGGAGGCGGTGGCATAGCGGAAGTTGAAGTCCACCACCATCTCTCCCGGGATCACGTTGGTGGCGCCGGTGCCCGCATGCAGGTTGGAGATTTGCCAGCTGGTGGGCGGGAAGAAGGCATTGCCCTGGTCCCATTCGATGGCCGTCAGCTCCGCCAGTGCGGCGGCTGCCAGGTGGATCGGGTTGCGCGCCAGCTGCGGGTAGGCGATGTGGCCCTGCACGCCCTTGACCACCAGGCGGCCGGAGAGCGAGCCGCGGCGGCCGTTCTTCACCACGTCGCCCAGGCGGTCCACCGAGGTGGGCTCGCCGACGATGCAGTAGTCGAGCCGCTCGCCCCGCTCGTCCAGCCATTCACAGACCTTCACGGTGCCGTCGCGCGCCGGGCCTTCCTCGTCGCTGGTGAAGAGCACCGCGATGGAGCCCCGGTGGCCCGGGTGGGCGGCAACGAATTCCTCGATGGCCACCACCATGGCCGCCAGCGAGCATTTCATGTCGGCGCTGCCACGGCCGTAGAGCTTGCCGTCGCGGTGGGTGGGCAGGAAGGGGTCGCTGTGCCACTGCTCCAGCGGGCCGGTGGGCACCACGTCGGTGTGGCCGGCGAACACGAGCGTGGCGGCGTCGGCGCCGGCGCTGCCGGCGCGCTTGGCCCACAGGTTGGTGACGCGGAAGCTCTCAGGGCCGCTGATGAGGGTTTCGCAGGCGAAGCCGAGCGCTTCCAGGCGGCTGCGGATCAGGGCCTGGCAGCCGGCGTCGTCGGGGGTGACGGAGCGGCGGGCGATCAGTGCTTCGGCCAGTTGCAGGGTGGCGGACATCGGCGGCGGCGTCCTCAACGGATGGTGCCGAAGCCGGTGGTGCCGAAGCCCGTCGTGCCGAAGCCGCTCGGGCGCTCCTCGCGCACGTCGAGCGTGATCTCGGTGAAGGAGGGGCCGTCGTCCTCTTCCTTCTTGGGCGCCGCCTTGGACTGGGCGGTGGTGTCGTTCTGCAGCCGCCACATCAGGTTGGTGGGCGAGTCGGCGTAGAGCAGGCCTTCCTCCCGGGTGACGCGGCCGGTGTTGATCAGGCGGGCAATGTCGGTCTCGAAGGTCTGGGAGCCTTCGGCCATCGACTTCTCGACCGCTTCCTTCACGCCGGTGAAGTCGCCTTTCTCGATCAGCTCGGACACCAGCTTGGTATTGAGCAGCACTTCCACCGCCGGCACCCGCCCGCCACTGACGGACTTCAGCAGGCGCTGCGAGACCACCGCCTTCAGGCCGGACGCGAGGTCGGACATCAGCGCTGGGCGGGCTTCCGGCGTGTAGAAGGACAGGATCCGGCCCATCGCGTGGTAGCTGTTGTTGGCGTGCATGGTCGCCAGCACCAGGTGGCCCGACAGGGCATAGGACAAGGCAGCCGTCATCGTCTCGCGGTCGCGGATCTCGCCGATCAGGATGCAGTCCGGCGCCTGGCGCAGCGCGTTCTTCAGCCCCACCTGCAGCGACTGGGTGTCGCGCCCCACCTCGCGCTGGTTGATGACCGACTTCTTGTTGGTGAACAGGAATTCGATCGGGTCTTCGATGGTGAGGATGTGGCCCGACACGAGCTGGTTGCGGTGCTCCAGCATGGCCGCCAGCGTGGTGCTCTTGCCGGTGCCGGTGGCGCCCACCATCAGGATCAGGCCGCGCTTCTCCATCACCAGGCTGCTCAGCACATCGGGCACGTTGAGGCTGTCGAGGGCCGGGATCTCGCTGGGGATGCAGCGGAACACCGCCGCCACCGAGCCGCGCTGCTTGAAGGCGCTGAGGCGGTAGCTGGCCACGCCGGGCAGCACCAGGCCGATGTTGAGTTCACCCGTCTCGTCCAGCTCTTCGAGCTGGGTGGGGGTGAGCAGCTCGGCCAGCAGCTGGCGCGGCTGCGAAGGCATCAGCGGCTGGTCGCTGACCTGCAGGATCTGCCCATGGATCTTGATGAGGATGGGCGTCTTGGCCGACAAATAGACGTCGGACGCCTTCTTCTCGGCCATCAGGCGCAGCACGCGCTCCATGTTTCCACCGCTCATCGCTTCCCCCTCGCTGTATGCCTTCGTTGTGTGCCGCAGTTGTTCGCTGCAGTTGCGTGCGTCGTTTGCCGCGCTCAGGCGCGCAGCAACTCGTTGATGCTGGTCTTCGAGCGCGTCTGCGCGTCCACGCGCTTGACGATCACCGCGCAGTACAGGCTGTACTTGCCGCCGTCGCGCGGCAGCGAGCCGCTGATGACCACCGAGCCGGCCGGCACGCGGCCGTAGCTGGTCTCGCCGGTGGCGCGGTCGTAGATCGGGGTGCTCTGGCCGATGTACACGCCCATCGAGATGACCGAGTTCTCCTCGACGATGACGCCTTCGACGATCTCGGAGCGGGCGCCGATGAAGCAGTTGTCCTCGATGATGGTCGGGTTGGCCTGCAGCGGCTCCAGCACGCCGCCAATGCCGACGCCGCCGGACAGGTGCACGTTCTTGCCGATCTGCGCGCAGGAGCCGACGGTGGCCCAGGTGTCCACCATCGTGCCCTCGTCCACATAGGCGCCGATGTTCACGTAGGAGGGCATCAGCACGACGTTCTTGGCGATGTAGCTGCCGTGGCGGGCCACCGCCGGCGGCACCACGCGCACGCCGGTGGCGCGCATCTCGTCTTCGCTCAGGTCGGAGAACTTGGTCTGCACCTTGTCGAAGAAGGCCAGCTCGCCGGCGCGCATCGCGGCATTGTCGTTGAGGCGGAAGCTCAGCAGCACCGCCTTCTTGACCCACTGGTTCACCACCCAGCTGCCGTCGATCTTCTGCGCCACGCGCAGGCGGCCGGCATTCAGCTCGTCCACCACCTGCTTGACGGTGGCGCGCACCTCGGTCGGGGCCGCCTTGGGCGACAGGTTGGCG
This genomic stretch from Eleftheria terrae harbors:
- the dapE gene encoding succinyl-diaminopimelate desuccinylase, yielding MSATLQLAEALIARRSVTPDDAGCQALIRSRLEALGFACETLISGPESFRVTNLWAKRAGSAGADAATLVFAGHTDVVPTGPLEQWHSDPFLPTHRDGKLYGRGSADMKCSLAAMVVAIEEFVAAHPGHRGSIAVLFTSDEEGPARDGTVKVCEWLDERGERLDYCIVGEPTSVDRLGDVVKNGRRGSLSGRLVVKGVQGHIAYPQLARNPIHLAAAALAELTAIEWDQGNAFFPPTSWQISNLHAGTGATNVIPGEMVVDFNFRYATASTPEALQARLQAVLDRHGLDYRLDWTLGGRPFLTEPGALSEALLAAIASETGLRAELSTTGGTSDGRFIARICPQVIEFGPPNATIHKIDEHVEVACIEPLKNIYRKTLEGLIA
- a CDS encoding PilT/PilU family type 4a pilus ATPase; translated protein: MSGGNMERVLRLMAEKKASDVYLSAKTPILIKIHGQILQVSDQPLMPSQPRQLLAELLTPTQLEELDETGELNIGLVLPGVASYRLSAFKQRGSVAAVFRCIPSEIPALDSLNVPDVLSSLVMEKRGLILMVGATGTGKSTTLAAMLEHRNQLVSGHILTIEDPIEFLFTNKKSVINQREVGRDTQSLQVGLKNALRQAPDCILIGEIRDRETMTAALSYALSGHLVLATMHANNSYHAMGRILSFYTPEARPALMSDLASGLKAVVSQRLLKSVSGGRVPAVEVLLNTKLVSELIEKGDFTGVKEAVEKSMAEGSQTFETDIARLINTGRVTREEGLLYADSPTNLMWRLQNDTTAQSKAAPKKEEDDGPSFTEITLDVREERPSGFGTTGFGTTGFGTIR
- the dapD gene encoding 2,3,4,5-tetrahydropyridine-2,6-dicarboxylate N-succinyltransferase yields the protein MTQHIEALINQAWDDRANLSPKAAPTEVRATVKQVVDELNAGRLRVAQKIDGSWVVNQWVKKAVLLSFRLNDNAAMRAGELAFFDKVQTKFSDLSEDEMRATGVRVVPPAVARHGSYIAKNVVLMPSYVNIGAYVDEGTMVDTWATVGSCAQIGKNVHLSGGVGIGGVLEPLQANPTIIEDNCFIGARSEIVEGVIVEENSVISMGVYIGQSTPIYDRATGETSYGRVPAGSVVISGSLPRDGGKYSLYCAVIVKRVDAQTRSKTSINELLRA